A section of the Gasterosteus aculeatus chromosome 10, fGasAcu3.hap1.1, whole genome shotgun sequence genome encodes:
- the LOC120826911 gene encoding IgGFc-binding protein, translating into MGLFVAILSALLLSGFCRGGPTTLTPQSGTCWVMGTLHYTFDNSHYSFTGNCTYTLAKNCHVDDALPAFEVLTKNSNEGSGQIPTVEAITVNVYGINIKIVRFEFGVVRVNYQKWNLPIDLNNGQVKLFQSGLYIIIETDFGLSVQYDWNENLAVTVPGRFAGSVCGLCGNFNNQVDDDLTTPSGSAAGSVAALGKSWRAPGAADDAACQDECGDQCQSCPLPEVQQLEKQIFCSALPNNFDQLLGCQPDIDIATFTSNCMLDLCTGEDVNTFLCNTVQGYAEMCQRSGAKGTNWRTSTECPTPKCPENSQYEFCGSGCPATCANPTPPTKCNATCVETCVCNDGFILSGTECVPRAQCGCTYEGYYVEAGASFWGGEDCTNRYTCSAGGGLSSSGTGCPAGQQCQVVDGIRGCYAVDYATCMVSGDPHFVTFDGDRYNFQGTCAYQMAAVLSNETTLEHFSVVLQNQGQDKKIGSVVQVVEVKVDGYTIVISKENPGAVMVNGELSNLPLTLNNNKINLFPRGWFAVVELGSGVQVYYDWNSVAVVTVPSTYMGAMQGLCGNYNLNPEDDMQMRDGKQANTSEELGQSWKVATFPGCVDGCSGPCPACSATQEQTYSTDSFCGLISDPAGPFRDCHTKVDPAGFLSDCLYDVCLYQGSSSMQCKTLTAYTAACQLQGATVYSWRSAQFCDRQCPSESQYELCGNISLRSCQKDPNGGGPCMEGCVCDEGYLLSAGQCLPADQCGCTFEGKYYQHGQVFYPDALCQQECTCNGTVQCKQSSCGANEKCEMKNNVRSCQPLRNGFCSISGDPHYNTFDNTTYDFQGTCTYIAAESCHLSGTQLPTFSVAVENEKWYDLSEDPKVSVTKMVAVEVYGNVLILRNNDINMVWVNGILYRLPLNLNNGAVQVYQDGYNDVIITDFGLRVTYDLVYHVTITVPGSYFGRTCGLCGNFNDDEADEFQLPDGNLTKDFQTFGAAWTVPVPGAVCEDGCSGDQCPKCDVSKEAAIKAECSIISDTNGPFAACHAVIDPASYYQDCVYDVCMSTNEESMLCQSIVAYMSDCQSLGVNIGNWRNASFCPFTCSAGSHYATCALPCTSSCPGLKDIVTCTTTCSEGCVCDEDYVYNGTGCVRTDQCSCYYQGQTYMMGESIITDDCHRITTCQASGVVLSQNMSCNPNERCMVEKGVMGCHAVQCLLSANATLTEFNGTGGLITVPGAYEMIKSCDVNSTSDWFRVVVKLEACTPGVNTIVAVYVFFNQGMITINSKHDIWINGRPLTQTTFSQSNMEVVVSDNTVRISHSNLQVFFSPTDDLTITVGDDASVCGACGTVTPPAKQGDLKEKTLVSFLGTVGSASLNIGQWTAPDFPQCGL; encoded by the exons ATGGGTTTGTTTGTTGCAATCCTTTCAGCTCTTCTCCTGAGTG GATTTTGCAGAGGAGGACCAACTACTTTAACACCGCAGTCGGGCACCTGCTGGGTCATGGGCACCCTCCACTACACCTTTGATAACTCTCACTACAGCTTCACGGGCAACTGCACCTACACCCTGGCAAAGAACTGCCACGTTGATGACGCGCTCCCGGCTTTTGAGGTGCTGACCAAGAACAGCAACGAGGGCAGCGGCCAAATCCCGACGGTAGAAGCGATCACAGTCAATGTCTACGGCATCAACATCAAGATAGTTCGCTTTGAGTTCGGTGTTGTGCGG GTGAACTACCAAAAATGGAACCTCCCGATCGACTTGAACAACGGCCAGGTGAAGCTTTTCCAGAGCGGCCTGTACATCATCATAGAGACGGACTTCGGCCTGAGCGTGCAGTACGACTGGAACGAGAACCTCGCCGTCACCGTGCCCGGGCGTTTCGCCGGCAGCGTGTGCGGCCTGTGTGGCAACTTCAACAACCAAGTGGACGACGACCTCACCACTCCCAGCGGCTCGGCGGCCGGCAGCGTGGCAGCGCTGGGAAAGAGCTGGAGGGCTCCCGGCGCCGCGGACGACGCCGCTTGCCAAGATGAATGTGGGGACCAGTGTCAAAGCTGCCCTCTCCCTGAAGTGCAACAATTAGAGAAGCAAATCTTCTGCAGCGCCCTACCAAACAATTTTGATCAACTTCTGGGTTGTCAACCCGACATTGACATCGCGACCTTTACAAGCAACTGCATGCTGGACCTCTGCACGGGCGAAGATGTGAACACGTTCCTCTGCAACACTGTTCAAGGCTACGCTGAAATGTGTCAGAGGTCCGGGGCCAAAGGCACAAATTGGAGGACATCGACTGAATGCC CTACACCCAAGTGCCCAGAAAACAGTCAATACGAGTTCTGCGGAAGTGGCTGTCCTGCCACATGCGcaaacccaaccccccccacaaaatGTAACGCCACCTGCGTGGAGACGTGCGTCTGTAATGACGGCTTCATACTCAGCGGCACCGAGTGCGTCCCCAGAGCTCAGTGCGGTTGCACGTACGAGGGTTACTACGTGGAAGCCGGAGCCTCCTTCTGGGGCGGCGAGGACTGCACCAACCGCTACACGTGCTCCGCTGGTGGAGGACTGTCCTCCAGTGGGACCGGCTGTCCCGCCGGGCAGCAGTGCCAAGTGGTGGACGGAATCAGGGGTTGCTATGCTGTTGACTACGCCACGTGTATGGTATCTGGTGACCCACATTTTGTGACCTTTGATGGGGATCGCTACAACTTCCAGGGCACTTGTGCGTACCAGATGGCCGCCGTCTTGTCCAATGAAACCACACTGGAACATTTTAGCGTCGTGTTGCAGAATCAGGGTCAAGATAAGAAGATTGGGTCCGTTGTCCAGGTGGTTGAGGTCAAAGTGGACGGATACACAATCGTCATCAGCAAAGAGAACCCTGGCGCTGTTatg GTAAATGGCGAGCTCTCCAACCTCCCTTTGACGCTGAACAACAATAAAATCAATCTGTTCCCAAGAGGTTGGTTTGCTGTTGTAGAGTTGGGCTCCGGAGTACAAGTGTACTACGACTGGAACAGTGTAGCAGTCGTCACTGTTCCCAGCACATATATGGGCGCAATGCAAGGTCTCTGTGGCAATTACAACCTCAACCCCGAGGATGACATGCAGATGAGAGATGGGAAACAAGCCAACACTTCTGAGGAGCTCGGTCAAAGCTGGAAAGTAGCCACCTTCCCCGgctgcgtggacggctgcagcGGCCCCTGCCCCGCCTGTAGCGCCACTCAGGAACAAACCTACAGCACTGACAGCTTCTGTGGCCTCATCAGCGACCCCGCAGGCCCGTTCCGTGACTGCCACACCAAGGTGGACCCCGCGGGCTTCCTCAGCGACTGCTTGTACGATGTCTGTCTTTACCAGGGCAGCAGTAGCATGCAGTGCAAGACTTTGACCGCCTACACGGCCGCCTGCCAGCTGCAAGGTGCCACAGTGTACTCCTGGAGGTCAGCTCAGTTCTGTG ATCGTCAGTGTCCATCAGAAAGCCAGTATGAGCTCTGTGGCAACATCAGCCTCAGGTCATGTCAAAAGGACCCAAACGGTGGAGGGCCGTGCATGGAAGGATGTGTCTGCGATGAGGGTTACCTGCTGAGTGCCGGTCAATGTTTGCCTGCCGACCAATGTGGCTGCACATTTGAGGGGAAATACTACCAGCACGGACAGGTCTTTTACCCCGATGCTCTTTGCCAGCAGGAATGCACCTGTAACGGCACA GTGCAGTGTAAGCAGTCCTCTTGTGGCGCGAATGAGAAGTGCGAGATGAAGAATAACGTGCGATCGTGTCAGCCTTTGAGAAACGGATTTTGCTCCATCTCTGGAGATCCACATTACAACACCTTTGATAACACCACCTACGACTTCCAAGGCACCTGCACCTACATCGCCGCTGAGAGCTGCCACCTGAGCGGCACGCAGCTCCCCACGTTCTCTGTTGCGGTGGAGAACGAGAAGTGGTATGATTTATCTGAAGACCCCAAGGTGTCAGTGACAAAAATGGTAGCGGTGGAAGTTTATGGAAACGTCTTGATCCTTCGCAATAACGATATTAATATGGTTTGG GTAAATGGGATCCTATATCGCCTCCCGCTAAACCTCAACAATGGTGCAGTGCAGGTTTATCAGGATGGGTATAACGATGTCATAATTACCGACTTTGGACTGAGGGTCACCTATGATCTGGTCTACCACGTCACTATCACTGTCCCTGGAAGCTACTTTGGAAGAACGTGTGGCCTGTGCGGCAATTTTAATGACGACGAAGCAGATGAGTTCCAGCTTCCGGATGGAAATTTGACCAAGGACTTCCAGACCTTTGGAGCAGCGTGGACAGTGCCCGTGCCTGGAGCGGTCTGTGAAGATGGCTGCAGTGGCGACCAGTGCCCCAAATGTGACGTTTCTAAAGAAGCTGCGATAAAGGCGGAATGCTCAATAATCAGCGACACCAATGGTCCATTTGCTGCTTGCCATGCCGTGATTGATCCCGCCTCCTACTATCAAGATTGTGTATATGACGTTTGCATGTCTACGAATGAGGAAAGCATGCTGTGTCAAAGTATCGTTGCATACATGTCAGACTGCCAGAGTTTGGGCGTGAATATTGGCAACTGGAGAAATGCTTCTTTCTGCC CTTTTACATGCAGTGCTGGCAGCCATTATGCCACCTGTGCACTCCCATGTACGTCTTCGTGTCCTGGTCTCAAGGACATTGTCACATGCACAACGACTTGTTCTGAGGGTTGTGTCTGTGATGAAGACTACGTCTACAATGGAACTGGCTGTGTGCGCACTGACCAGTGCAGCTGCTATTACCAAGGACAAACTTATATG aTGGGAGAGTCCATCATAACAGATGACTGTCACAGGATCACCACCTGTCAGGCCTCTGGAGTAGTGCTGTCACAAAACATGTCCTGCAACCCCAATGAGAGATGCATGGTGGAGAAAGGCGTGATGGGCTGCCACGCAGTACAGTGCCTCCTGAGCGCCAATGCCACCCTCACTGAATTCAATGGTACGGGTGGTTTGATCACAGTGCCGGGAGCCTATGAGATGATCAAGAGCTGTGATGTCAATTCAACATCGGACTGGTTCAGGGTGGTGGTGAAGTTGGAGGCGTGCACTCCTGGTGTCAACACAATTGTAGCTGTTTATGTGTTCTTCAATCAAGGGATGATCACGATCAACAGCAAACATGACATCTGG ATAAATGGAAGACCGTTGACTCAAACCACTTTCTCCCAGAGCAATATGGAAGTGGTTGTTTCTGACAATACCGTGAGAATTAGTCATTCCAATCTTCAGGTGTTCTTTAGTCCAACTGATGATCTCACTATTACTGTCGGTGACGACGCATCGGTATGTGGGGCCTGCGGAACAGTGACCCCTCCTGCAAAACAAGGagatctgaaagaaaaaacactggtCTCTTTTCTCGGGACGGTTGGATCTGCGTCACTGAACATTGGTCAGTGGACGGCTCCTGATTTCCCCCAATG TGGTTTGTAA
- the ecm1a gene encoding extracellular matrix protein 1, which produces MISLREVTGFWIIALLTLHCADVGETQKNVLNEPNVPFPPACPTAENLAAICYYGQGRPRYPSSFFPKSRVSHFRRRGNAINRLESWFALCCSGQSDQILCCAKQAWKQTLKQFCNEEYSTMTNAYTCCRSGGDARWSCFNSDLPNPNYDPKPGYTAPVVPAQPGLAFNASAC; this is translated from the exons ATGATTTCCCTCCGAGAAGTCACAGGGTTTTGGATAATTGCACTACTCACTCTTCATTGCGCAGATGTAGGAG AGACCCAAAAAAACGTTCTCAATGAGCCTAACGTGCCTTTCCCACCTGCCTGTCCCACCGCTGAGAACCTGGCTGCCATCTGCTATTATGGTCAAGGCCGTCCCAGATACCCATCCAGCTTCTTCCCGAAATCCAGGGTCAGTCACTTCCGCCGCCGTGGAAACGCCATCAACCGCCTGGAGTCGTGGTTCGCTTTGTGCTGCAGCGGACAGAGTGACCAGATCCTCTGCTGCGCCAAACAAGCC TGGAAACAAACCCTGAAGCAGTTCTGCAACGAAGAGTATTCCACCATGACTAACGCGTACACGTGCTGTAGAAGCGGTGGAGATGCTCGCTGGTCGTGCTTCAACAGCGATCTGCCGAACCCAAACTACGACCCCAAACCGGGCTACACTGCACCTGTTGTGCCCGCGCAGCCAGGACTGGCCTTCAACGCTTCTGCCTGCTGA